One Bacteroidales bacterium DNA window includes the following coding sequences:
- a CDS encoding nucleotidyltransferase domain-containing protein, with product MELQQIQDKKDKINKACKKYHVSLLYIFGSVLTKKFNKDSDIDFIVYFEQIPILDYADNFFDFIIELEKILNRKVDLVSGKAMKNPYFIEEVEKTKQLVYGNRN from the coding sequence ATGGAACTACAACAAATTCAAGATAAAAAAGACAAAATAAACAAGGCATGTAAAAAATACCATGTTTCATTATTATATATATTCGGTTCTGTTTTAACAAAAAAATTTAACAAAGACAGTGATATAGATTTTATTGTTTATTTTGAACAAATACCTATTTTAGATTATGCAGATAATTTTTTTGATTTTATAATTGAATTAGAAAAGATTCTAAACAGAAAGGTTGATTTAGTTTCAGGTAAAGCAATGAAAAATCCATATTTTATTGAAGAAGTGGAAAAAACAAAACAACTTGTATATGGAAACAGGAATTAA
- a CDS encoding ATP-binding protein, with protein MIQRTIYLTKIEQALKTNPIIALIGARQVGKTSLMNMINVSGAKLFLNGQNPEISEIFQSFSTLEKYLQINLHKQLEATLFIDEFQFISGVSTMMKLLTDKYNKLKIIVSGSSSIDIHQQVKESLAGRIRIIPVYSLSFEEYILFNNKQLYEKYLQYSIEDNPKIIDKQIQLLLNEYLIYGGLPKIALTTQYEEKIKLLQDILQTYLLRDVRSYIRNEDFTGFNKMLQLLAAQIGNQVNINELSKLSKISYRKCEEYISLLEQMYILKLISPFSTNKRKEITKMKKVYFYDLGMRNMIYNSFNDIDIRVDKGAVFENFTFLELSKHLMLSEIKYYRTKDGLEVDFIVNDFFKIIPVEVKYKDFEKAQSLKNINDFEKIQSFENAYIINLTNNKKTGNQNYIPAYFISKLKNIFGKKFS; from the coding sequence ATGATACAAAGAACAATATATTTAACAAAAATTGAGCAAGCATTAAAAACAAATCCTATAATTGCTTTAATAGGAGCAAGACAAGTCGGAAAGACTTCTTTAATGAATATGATTAATGTTTCGGGAGCAAAACTTTTTTTAAACGGTCAGAATCCTGAAATATCCGAAATTTTTCAATCTTTTTCTACTCTTGAAAAATACCTGCAAATAAATCTACACAAACAATTAGAAGCTACTCTTTTTATTGATGAATTTCAATTTATATCAGGCGTTTCTACAATGATGAAACTTCTTACAGATAAATATAATAAATTAAAAATTATAGTAAGCGGAAGTTCAAGCATTGATATTCATCAGCAAGTAAAAGAATCGCTTGCAGGTCGAATTCGTATAATTCCGGTTTATTCATTGTCTTTTGAAGAATATATACTCTTTAATAACAAACAACTTTATGAAAAATATCTGCAATATTCTATTGAAGATAATCCGAAAATTATAGATAAACAAATTCAATTACTTTTAAATGAATATCTTATATATGGTGGTTTACCTAAAATTGCTTTAACAACACAATATGAAGAAAAAATTAAATTATTGCAAGATATATTACAAACATATTTGTTACGAGATGTAAGAAGTTATATTAGAAATGAAGATTTTACAGGTTTCAATAAAATGTTACAATTACTTGCTGCCCAAATTGGCAATCAAGTAAATATCAATGAATTATCAAAATTGTCAAAGATTTCTTATCGTAAATGTGAAGAATACATTTCTTTACTTGAACAAATGTATATCCTTAAACTTATATCACCTTTTTCTACTAATAAACGTAAAGAAATAACAAAAATGAAAAAGGTGTATTTTTATGATTTGGGTATGAGAAATATGATTTATAACAGTTTTAATGATATTGATATACGTGTGGATAAAGGTGCTGTGTTTGAGAATTTTACATTTCTTGAATTGTCAAAGCATTTAATGCTGTCTGAAATTAAATATTATCGCACAAAAGACGGACTTGAAGTTGATTTTATCGTAAATGATTTTTTTAAGATTATTCCTGTAGAAGTGAAATACAAAGACTTTGAGAAAGCTCAAAGTTTAAAGAATATAAATGATTTTGAAAAAATACAATCATTTGAAAATGCTTATATCATTAACCTTACAAACAATAAAAAAACAGGGAATCAAAATTACATACCGGCATATTTTATTTCAAAACTTAAAAATATTTTCGGAAAGAAGTTTTCATGA
- a CDS encoding NYN domain-containing protein, whose protein sequence is MKEKNDLKLAVLIDADNIPYSNIKGMLDEIAKLGIPTIKRIYGDWTKPTVSGWKPALLEHAITPIQQYSYTTGKNATDSAMIIDAMDILHSKKVDGFCLVSSDSDFTRLATRLRESGMLVIGIGEKKTPNPFIVACDKFIYIEIISAKDIPKTKKQKATSSNVTSKIASIDKNFIQLLKSSVEDLSEDRGWVSLAEVGSLINKKKPDFDPRNYGFPKLTPLIKSLHKHFDIEEREVGKTHMKQIYVKNKE, encoded by the coding sequence ATGAAAGAAAAAAACGATCTAAAACTCGCAGTTCTTATTGATGCAGATAACATTCCCTATTCTAATATTAAAGGAATGCTTGATGAGATTGCAAAACTCGGAATACCTACAATTAAAAGAATATACGGTGACTGGACAAAACCAACTGTGTCAGGTTGGAAACCTGCATTACTTGAACATGCAATAACTCCGATTCAACAATATAGTTATACTACAGGTAAAAATGCAACTGATTCCGCTATGATTATTGATGCTATGGATATTTTACACAGCAAAAAAGTTGACGGATTTTGCCTTGTTTCAAGCGACAGCGATTTTACTCGATTAGCAACCAGATTAAGGGAATCCGGCATGTTGGTTATTGGGATAGGAGAAAAGAAAACACCAAACCCTTTTATAGTTGCCTGTGATAAGTTTATTTATATTGAAATTATTAGTGCTAAAGATATTCCGAAAACGAAAAAACAAAAAGCAACTTCATCAAATGTAACATCAAAAATAGCTTCAATTGACAAAAATTTTATTCAGTTATTAAAGTCGTCTGTTGAAGACTTATCTGAAGATAGAGGTTGGGTATCCCTTGCTGAAGTCGGATCATTGATTAATAAAAAGAAACCTGATTTTGATCCGAGAAATTACGGATTTCCTAAATTGACTCCATTGATAAAATCATTACATAAACATTTTGATATTGAGGAAAGAGAAGTCGGTAAAACACATATGAAACAGATTTATGTAAAAAATAAAGAATAA
- a CDS encoding DKNYY domain-containing protein, with amino-acid sequence MKKIKFILISIFLISLFSTCTENIKRKIGSCYLHEDGKIKYLSRTQTGEIDTIILNDANAVFFEIISDEMPGDECVNGSIWAKDKLNVWYKDRLIKGADPASFKLLENGYATDKNYAYYFDKLLVNIELNSFKVLTYFFAKDKNMVVYQGNEVFGIEDIHNFDIIDGYFSADGKYIYFNNDTLLLKIPDSDPGTFKCFAGNDDLQLSTLKYYTDKDKVYFVDTEKNVGDEDFLYVFDAFTESFEVLPYKYYSRDNFNIYYKNRIIENADMLTFNPEGKNYAKDKANIFFKNKKLKGADINTFRVFEDDENFDARDSENYYLKGKKVRIDN; translated from the coding sequence ATGAAAAAAATTAAATTCATACTTATATCAATATTCCTAATTTCGTTATTTTCAACATGTACCGAAAATATTAAAAGAAAAATCGGCTCTTGTTATTTGCATGAAGACGGGAAGATTAAATATTTAAGCAGAACCCAAACCGGAGAAATTGATACAATTATTCTCAATGATGCTAATGCCGTTTTTTTTGAAATTATTTCAGATGAAATGCCGGGAGATGAATGTGTTAACGGGAGTATTTGGGCTAAAGACAAACTGAATGTGTGGTATAAAGACAGGCTTATTAAAGGAGCAGATCCGGCAAGTTTTAAATTATTGGAAAACGGATACGCAACAGATAAAAATTATGCCTATTATTTTGATAAATTACTGGTAAATATCGAACTGAACAGCTTTAAAGTGTTGACTTATTTTTTTGCTAAAGATAAGAATATGGTAGTGTATCAAGGCAATGAAGTTTTCGGTATTGAAGATATTCACAATTTTGATATAATTGACGGATACTTTTCCGCTGACGGTAAATATATCTATTTTAATAATGATACATTATTATTGAAAATTCCCGATTCCGACCCCGGAACGTTTAAATGTTTTGCCGGTAATGACGATTTGCAATTAAGCACACTAAAATATTATACCGATAAAGATAAAGTCTATTTTGTTGATACAGAGAAGAATGTAGGAGATGAAGATTTTTTGTATGTTTTTGATGCCTTTACGGAATCATTTGAAGTTTTGCCTTATAAATACTATTCAAGAGATAACTTCAACATCTATTATAAAAACAGAATTATTGAAAATGCAGATATGCTTACTTTTAATCCTGAAGGTAAAAATTATGCAAAAGATAAGGCAAATATCTTCTTTAAAAATAAAAAATTAAAAGGTGCAGATATTAATACATTCAGAGTTTTTGAAGATGATGAGAACTTTGATGCACGTGATTCTGAAAATTATTATTTAAAAGGGAAGAAAGTTAGGATTGATAATTAA
- a CDS encoding DUF86 domain-containing protein, protein MIGEAINRILKLNPDFELNNAKHIISLRNYIIHAYDNVDDETIWAIINRHIPELEKEINKLFDDF, encoded by the coding sequence ATTATCGGAGAAGCAATAAACAGAATATTAAAGTTAAATCCTGATTTTGAACTGAATAATGCAAAGCATATTATCAGTTTAAGGAATTATATAATACATGCTTATGATAATGTTGATGATGAAACTATTTGGGCAATAATTAACAGACACATTCCGGAATTAGAAAAAGAAATCAACAAATTGTTTGATGATTTTTAA
- a CDS encoding type IIA DNA topoisomerase subunit B yields MSAVYTEDTIKTLEWKEHIRKRPGMYIGKLGDGTSQDDGIYVLLKEVLDNSVDEYMMGFGKKIEISSDHGEISVRDYGRGIPLTKVLDVSSKMNTGAKYDSKVFKKTVGLNGVGIKAVNALSNSFIIRSFREGELKEIEYSEGNVITDNKIQKTSEKNGTEIIFRPDTELFKNYHYLDDYIDRMMKNYVYLNSGLTIQYNDKSYYSKNGLLDLLSDNIKEEQRRYPIIHLKGEDIEITLTHANQYGEEYYTFVNGQHTTQGGTHLLAFREAIVKTIRDYYKKNLDFSDIRTGIVAAVSIKVEEPVFESQTKTKLGSKNIAPGGSTVRSFIMDFVTKELELFLHENTEISDGILRKIQEAEKERKEISGIKNLARKRAKSVKVHNKKLRDCRAHFNTNKERADESTLFITEGDSASGSITKSRDVNTQAVFSLKGKPLNTYSKSKKIVYENEEFNLIQAALNIEDGMDGLRYNNIVIATDADVDGMHIRLLLITFFLKFFPDVIKNRHLYILQTPLFRVRNKKKTIYCYSDKEKEKALKELGANSEITRFKGLGEISPDEFKHFIGKNIRLDPVIINKDESISAMLDFYMGKNTPERQEFIIENLREEEEVL; encoded by the coding sequence ATGTCAGCAGTTTATACAGAAGATACAATTAAAACGCTTGAATGGAAAGAACATATTCGTAAGCGTCCGGGTATGTATATCGGCAAGTTGGGTGACGGAACATCGCAAGATGACGGGATTTATGTTCTGTTAAAAGAAGTTCTCGATAATTCGGTTGATGAATATATGATGGGATTCGGTAAAAAAATTGAGATAAGTTCTGATCACGGTGAAATTTCTGTCAGGGATTACGGAAGAGGTATTCCGCTTACTAAAGTTTTAGATGTTTCATCAAAAATGAATACCGGAGCAAAATACGATTCTAAAGTCTTTAAGAAAACAGTAGGGCTGAACGGTGTCGGTATTAAAGCTGTTAATGCACTTTCTAATTCCTTTATTATCAGATCGTTTCGTGAGGGAGAGCTGAAAGAAATTGAATATTCCGAAGGAAATGTTATTACAGATAATAAAATTCAAAAAACAAGCGAAAAAAACGGAACAGAAATAATATTTAGACCTGATACCGAGCTTTTTAAAAATTATCATTATTTGGATGATTATATTGACCGAATGATGAAAAACTATGTTTACCTGAATTCGGGATTAACTATTCAATATAATGATAAATCATACTATTCAAAAAACGGTTTACTTGATCTCTTAAGCGACAATATTAAAGAAGAACAAAGACGGTATCCTATTATTCATCTTAAAGGAGAAGATATTGAGATTACTTTAACTCATGCAAATCAGTATGGTGAAGAGTATTACACTTTTGTTAACGGTCAGCACACAACACAAGGCGGAACACATTTGTTGGCTTTCAGAGAAGCAATAGTAAAAACTATAAGAGATTATTATAAAAAGAACTTAGACTTTTCAGATATCAGAACGGGAATTGTTGCGGCAGTGAGTATTAAGGTTGAAGAACCTGTTTTTGAATCTCAAACTAAAACCAAACTCGGTTCAAAGAACATAGCTCCGGGCGGATCGACAGTTCGATCATTCATAATGGATTTTGTTACAAAAGAACTTGAACTCTTTTTACACGAAAATACTGAAATTTCTGACGGGATTTTAAGAAAAATTCAGGAAGCAGAAAAAGAACGAAAAGAGATTTCAGGAATTAAAAATTTAGCAAGAAAAAGAGCAAAATCTGTTAAAGTTCATAATAAAAAATTAAGAGATTGCAGAGCTCATTTTAACACCAATAAAGAAAGAGCTGATGAATCTACTCTTTTTATTACAGAGGGAGATTCGGCAAGCGGGTCTATTACAAAATCGAGAGATGTTAATACACAAGCGGTATTCAGCCTAAAAGGGAAACCTTTAAATACCTATTCTAAATCGAAGAAAATTGTATATGAAAATGAGGAATTTAACCTAATTCAAGCAGCACTTAATATTGAAGACGGTATGGACGGTTTACGATATAATAATATTGTTATTGCTACTGATGCTGATGTTGACGGTATGCATATCAGATTATTGTTAATTACTTTCTTTTTAAAATTCTTTCCTGATGTAATAAAGAACAGACATTTATATATTCTGCAAACACCTTTGTTCAGAGTAAGGAATAAGAAGAAAACTATATATTGCTATTCTGATAAAGAAAAAGAAAAAGCCCTGAAAGAATTAGGAGCAAATTCTGAAATTACAAGATTTAAAGGACTTGGTGAAATATCACCGGATGAGTTTAAACACTTTATAGGTAAGAATATCAGATTAGACCCTGTTATTATAAACAAAGATGAATCAATATCAGCAATGTTGGATTTTTATATGGGCAAGAACACCCCTGAAAGACAAGAATTTATAATTGAAAATTTACGGGAAGAAGAAGAAGTGTTGTAA
- a CDS encoding DNA gyrase/topoisomerase IV subunit A, giving the protein MAEKDNIQELQDQNNKEYKVKYISGMFKNWFLDYASYVILERAVPHISDGLKPVQKRILHSMKRMDDGRYNKVANIIGHTMQFHPHGDASIGDALVQLGQKDLLIDMQGNWGNILTGDSAAAPRYIEARLSKFALDVVFNPKTTVWKQSYDGRNKEPVHLPVKFPLLLAQGVEGIAVGLASKIMPHNFNELIDASINHLKGKDFEILPDFQTAGLADFSDYNDGKRGGKVRVRARISKQDNKTLVISEIPFGKTTSSLIESIVYANDKGKIKIKKIEDNTSDKVEILIHLPPDVSSDKMIDALYAVTDCELSISPNTTVIIGEKPRFLGVSEILRFSTDNTLDLLKSELEIRMSELEESWHLSSLEKIFIENRIYNDIEDCETWDCIIETIDKGLKPFTKKLKREVTVEDITRLTEIKIKRISKYDAFKADRYLQSVIEEIKQIKYNLEHIVDFTIDYFKDIQKKHGKGKERKTEIRNFEEIKVRKVVVRNKKLYVNYKDGFAGMSLRQDEFVADCSDIDLVIVFRKDGTYFVKQVDERIYIGKDVIHIDVWKKDDDRTIYNTIHFDGKSGYCYMKRFNVKSIIRDKEYNLTKGKKGSKVLWFTANPNGEAETVKITHRPRKRLKNKVIEIDFSELAIKGKKSMGNIVTKYGVQKITLKEEGISTLGGREIWFDHEVFKLNPDGRGEYLGEFIADEKILVIYDSGEFQIKTYELSNQFNSGVVNIEKYNPEKIWTAVFYEGEQKFNYIKRFKFEGINGKNSFIGEHKESEFILISDKTAPEILVEFGGKHKKREDEIIDAEEFISEKSVKARGKRLTTYTVKKITEIIQEEDEDMQENEIKSEPPMKVISEEDTKYDKETVDKEVVSKETVSKETAKETVSKEIAKETAGKEIAKETVSKEIVKETISKETAKETVSKEPEFEVIKTDANGKQTKLDI; this is encoded by the coding sequence ATGGCAGAAAAAGATAATATACAAGAACTCCAAGACCAAAATAATAAGGAATATAAAGTAAAATATATCTCCGGAATGTTTAAAAATTGGTTTTTAGATTATGCATCATATGTAATTCTTGAAAGAGCAGTTCCGCATATTTCTGACGGACTTAAACCTGTTCAAAAACGTATTTTGCATTCAATGAAACGTATGGATGACGGCAGGTATAACAAAGTTGCAAATATTATCGGACATACCATGCAATTTCATCCTCACGGCGATGCCTCTATCGGTGATGCACTTGTTCAACTCGGGCAGAAAGATTTACTGATTGATATGCAAGGAAACTGGGGAAATATCTTAACCGGCGACAGTGCTGCCGCACCAAGATATATCGAAGCTCGCTTATCAAAATTTGCTCTTGATGTTGTTTTTAATCCGAAAACTACTGTATGGAAACAGTCTTATGACGGCAGAAATAAAGAACCGGTTCATTTACCCGTTAAATTTCCTTTATTATTAGCCCAAGGTGTCGAAGGAATTGCTGTTGGTTTGGCTTCTAAAATAATGCCTCATAATTTTAATGAACTTATTGATGCTTCAATTAATCATTTAAAAGGTAAGGATTTTGAAATATTACCTGACTTCCAAACTGCCGGATTAGCAGATTTTTCTGATTATAATGACGGCAAAAGAGGAGGCAAAGTAAGAGTAAGAGCAAGAATTTCTAAACAGGATAACAAAACTTTAGTAATTTCTGAAATACCTTTCGGAAAAACAACTTCATCTCTCATTGAATCAATTGTTTATGCAAATGATAAAGGAAAAATAAAAATCAAGAAAATTGAAGATAATACATCAGACAAAGTTGAGATTTTAATACACCTGCCTCCGGATGTATCTTCAGATAAAATGATTGATGCCCTTTATGCGGTAACCGATTGCGAATTATCAATTTCGCCGAATACAACAGTTATTATCGGTGAAAAACCAAGGTTCCTCGGTGTTTCGGAAATATTGAGATTCTCAACCGACAATACTTTAGATTTGTTGAAATCGGAACTTGAAATAAGAATGTCGGAATTAGAAGAATCGTGGCATTTATCTTCATTAGAGAAAATATTTATTGAAAACAGAATTTACAATGATATTGAAGATTGCGAAACTTGGGATTGCATTATCGAAACCATTGATAAAGGTCTGAAACCGTTTACAAAGAAGTTGAAAAGAGAAGTTACCGTTGAAGACATCACACGTCTTACAGAAATAAAAATTAAAAGAATTTCGAAATACGATGCCTTTAAAGCCGACAGATATCTACAATCTGTTATTGAAGAAATTAAACAAATTAAATATAATCTTGAGCATATAGTTGATTTTACAATTGATTATTTCAAAGATATTCAGAAAAAACACGGCAAAGGCAAAGAGCGAAAAACAGAAATAAGAAACTTTGAAGAAATTAAAGTGAGAAAAGTTGTTGTCAGAAATAAGAAGCTGTATGTCAATTATAAAGACGGTTTTGCCGGAATGTCTTTAAGGCAAGATGAATTTGTTGCAGATTGTTCTGATATTGACTTGGTAATTGTTTTCAGAAAAGACGGAACTTATTTTGTTAAACAAGTTGACGAAAGAATTTATATTGGAAAAGATGTTATCCATATTGATGTATGGAAAAAAGATGATGACAGAACAATTTATAATACCATACATTTTGACGGAAAATCCGGTTACTGTTATATGAAACGATTTAATGTAAAGAGCATTATAAGAGATAAAGAATATAACTTAACCAAAGGAAAAAAAGGTTCAAAAGTTTTATGGTTCACAGCAAATCCAAACGGAGAAGCCGAAACTGTTAAAATAACACACAGACCTCGTAAAAGGTTGAAAAATAAAGTAATAGAAATTGATTTTTCTGAATTGGCAATCAAAGGTAAGAAGTCAATGGGAAATATAGTTACTAAATACGGTGTTCAAAAAATAACATTAAAAGAAGAAGGTATATCAACTCTCGGCGGACGAGAAATTTGGTTTGACCATGAAGTTTTTAAATTAAATCCTGACGGCAGAGGGGAGTATCTCGGTGAGTTTATTGCCGATGAAAAAATTCTGGTAATATATGATTCAGGAGAATTTCAAATAAAAACTTACGAACTTTCAAATCAATTTAATTCAGGAGTAGTTAATATTGAAAAATACAATCCTGAAAAAATATGGACTGCCGTATTTTATGAAGGAGAGCAAAAATTTAATTATATAAAAAGATTTAAATTTGAAGGAATTAACGGTAAAAATTCATTTATTGGCGAACATAAAGAATCTGAATTTATATTAATATCTGATAAAACAGCTCCTGAAATTCTTGTTGAATTTGGAGGCAAGCATAAAAAAAGAGAAGATGAAATTATTGATGCAGAGGAATTTATATCAGAAAAAAGCGTTAAAGCACGAGGTAAAAGGCTGACTACATACACTGTAAAAAAAATCACGGAAATAATTCAAGAAGAAGATGAAGATATGCAGGAAAATGAAATAAAGTCGGAACCGCCAATGAAAGTAATTTCAGAGGAAGATACAAAATATGATAAAGAAACGGTTGATAAAGAGGTAGTTAGTAAAGAAACAGTTAGCAAAGAAACCGCTAAAGAAACAGTCAGTAAAGAAATCGCTAAAGAAACAGCCGGTAAAGAAATCGCTAAAGAAACAGTCAGTAAAGAAATCGTTAAAGAAACAATCAGTAAAGAAACCGCTAAAGAAACAGTCAGTAAAGAACCTGAATTTGAAGTAATTAAAACAGACGCAAACGGTAAGCAGACAAAACTTGATATATAG
- a CDS encoding virulence RhuM family protein, which translates to MSNKLSIQDEFSDFLLYTTPKGDVKVEIFFHNENVWLTQKRMAELFNVNIPTISKHLKNIFESQELEEKVVVSILEITTQHGAVKGKTQIKPTKYYNLDAIISVGYRVNSAQATQFRIWATNLLREFMIKGFIIDDDRLKNGKYFGKDYFRELLERVRSIRSSERRIYQQITDIFAECSIDYDRNAKITKDFYATVQNKFHFAISGFTAGEIIYKKADADKDYMGLTTWKSSPDGRILKSDTNIAKNYLTEKEIKKLERTITGFFDYVENVIENKNTFTMQVFVKSVNKFLSFNEYEVLSGKGTISAKQAKEKAYEEYDKFNKTQKITSDFDKVIKALNNEKN; encoded by the coding sequence ATGAGCAATAAACTAAGCATACAAGACGAGTTTAGCGATTTTTTGCTTTACACCACGCCTAAGGGTGATGTAAAAGTTGAGATATTTTTTCATAATGAAAATGTTTGGCTTACTCAAAAACGAATGGCAGAGCTTTTTAATGTTAATATTCCAACAATTAGTAAGCATTTAAAAAATATTTTTGAAAGTCAAGAACTCGAAGAGAAAGTGGTTGTTTCCATTTTGGAAATAACCACTCAACACGGTGCTGTAAAAGGGAAAACACAAATAAAGCCTACTAAATATTACAATCTTGATGCAATAATTTCGGTTGGTTATCGAGTAAACTCGGCACAAGCAACGCAATTCAGAATTTGGGCAACCAATTTATTGCGTGAATTTATGATTAAGGGTTTTATTATTGACGATGACAGACTGAAAAACGGAAAATACTTTGGTAAAGATTATTTTAGAGAGTTGTTGGAACGTGTGCGTTCTATCCGTTCAAGCGAACGTAGAATTTACCAGCAAATAACCGATATTTTTGCTGAGTGTAGTATTGATTATGATAGAAATGCAAAAATAACAAAAGATTTTTATGCAACAGTACAAAATAAGTTTCACTTTGCAATTTCAGGATTTACAGCAGGTGAAATAATCTACAAAAAAGCCGATGCCGATAAAGATTATATGGGTTTAACAACTTGGAAAAGCTCGCCTGACGGCAGAATTTTAAAGTCGGACACTAATATTGCTAAAAATTATTTGACAGAAAAAGAAATTAAAAAGCTTGAACGTACCATAACGGGCTTTTTCGATTATGTAGAAAACGTAATTGAAAACAAAAACACATTTACAATGCAAGTGTTTGTTAAAAGTGTAAATAAATTTCTTTCGTTTAACGAGTATGAAGTTTTATCCGGCAAAGGAACAATATCAGCCAAGCAAGCCAAAGAAAAAGCATATGAAGAGTACGATAAGTTTAATAAAACTCAAAAAATAACATCAGATTTCGATAAAGTAATTAAAGCATTAAACAATGAAAAAAATTAA